A genome region from Oryzias latipes chromosome 2, ASM223467v1 includes the following:
- the LOC111948630 gene encoding protein NLRC3-like yields MKSDRSKNDPPNFRTEPGPSDSHVHREKKRSGPQSAERARAADVGLQEMFGEHQISLRSRSEHVAEGTEGRETLLNRVYTELYITEGLRPEAHTQHEVMQLETTTKTNQLHDTAIKNPDIFKVLPDQHRSIRVVLTSGVAGAGKSFSVQKFTLDWAEGLENQDISAVVPLFFREMNLIRDEQHSLLTLIQLFHPTLQKIPAEQLSVCKLLFIFDGLDESRLSLDFNNSPLVSDVTHKSSVNVLLTNLIQGRLLPSALVWITSRPAAANQIPPSCVDRLTEVRGFNDAQKEEYFRRRFPDGELSSRIISHIKGSMSLYIMCEVPVFCRITAVVLENLLTTEQRGELPTTLTDMYSHFLMVQTKRKKNKYQQEHQTSPQELTETDREVLLKLGRLAFEHLEKGNIMFYQEDLQQCGLDVTEASVYSGVCTEIFRRECGIFQKPIYSFVHLSVQEFLAAVYMFHCYSNRKVKVIEDFLKNNMENPSLDEFLSRVMKKSLQSKTGHLDLLVRFLHGLSVESNQRLLGGLLGQTEKNPETIQRAINNLKEINNGGVSPDRSINIYHCLMEMKDLSVHQEIQEFLKSENKSEKKLSEIHCSALAYTLLMAEEVLDELDLNQYKISSAEGMRRLIPAVRNCRKFR; encoded by the exons ATGAAGAGTGACCGGTCCAAAAATGATCCTCCAAACTTCAGaactgaaccaggaccttcagaCTCACA TGTCCacagagagaagaagaggagcggaCCCCAGTCTGCAGAAAGAGCCAGAGCTG CAGATGTTGGTCTGCAGGAGATGTTTGGAGAACATCAGATCAGTCTGAGGAGCAGAAGTGAACATGTGGCTGAAGGAACTGAAGGAAGAGAAACGCTCCTCAACAGGGTCTACACTGAGCTCTACATCACAGAGGGACTGAGACCAGAGGCTCACacccaacatgaggtgatgcagctggagaccACCACCAAGACCAACCAGCTCCATGACACTGCAATCAAGAACCCAGACATCTTCAAAGTCCTCCCTGACCAACACAGATCCATCAGAGTGGTTCTGACCAGCGGAGTTGctggagctggaaaaagcttctcagtgcagaagttcactctggactgggccGAGGGCTTGGAGAACCAAGACATCAgtgctgtggttcctctgtTCTTCAGGGAGATGAACTTGATCAGAGATGAGCAGCACAGTCTTCTCACTCTGATCCAGCTGTTCCATCCAACACTCCAGAAGATCCCAGCAGaacagctgtctgtctgcaaacttctgttcatctttgatggtctggatgaaaGCAGACTTTCTCTGGACTTCAACAACAGTCCGCTGGTGTCTGATGTCACACACAAGTCCTCAGTCAACGTGCTGCTCACTAACCTCATTCAGGGACGTCTGCTGCCCTCAGCTCTGGTCTGGATCActtccagacctgcagcagccaatcagatccctccttcatgtgtggacagactgacagaagtcCGAGGCTTCAATGATGCtcagaaggaggagtacttcaggaGGAGGTTCCCAGATGGAGAGCTGTCCAGCAGAATCATCTCCCACATCAAGGGCTCCATGTCCCTCTACATCATGTGTGAAGTTCCAGTCTTCTGCCGGATCACTGCTGTGGTTCTGGAGAACCTGCTgaccacagagcagagaggagagctgcccaccaccctgactgacatgtactcccacttcctgatggtccagacaaagaggaagaagaacaagTACCAGCAGGAACATCAGACAAGTCCACAAGAGCTGACAGAGACTGACAGGGAAGTTCTTCTGAAGCTGGGGAGGCTGGCatttgaacatctggagaaaggAAACATCATGTTCTACCAAGAAGACCTGCAGCAGTGTGGTCTGGATGTCACAGAGGCCTCAGTGTACTCTGGAGTTTGTACTGAGATCTTCAGAAGAGAGTGTGGGATCTTCCAGAAACCGATCTATAGCTTTGTTCATCTGAgcgttcaggagtttctggctgcagTCTACATGTTCCACTGTTACTCCAACAGGAAGGTAAAGGTCATTGAGGACTTCCTGAAGAACAACATGGAGAACCCATCCCTGGATGAGTTTCTGAGTAGAGTCATGAAGAAATCCCTGCAGAGTAAAACTGGACACCTGGACCTGCTGGTTCGCTTCCTTCATGGTCTCTCTGTGGAGTCCAACCAGAGACTCTTAGGAGGCCTGCTGGGTCAGACAGAGAAGAATCCAGAAACCATCCAGAGAGCCATAAATAACCTGAAGGAGATCAACAATGGAGGAGTCTCTCCTGACAGAAGCATCAACATCTATCACtgtctgatggagatgaaggacCTCTCAGTTCATCAGGAGATCCAAGAGTTCCTGAAGTCAGAGAACAAATCAGAGAAGAAACTCTCAGAGATCCACTGCTCAGCTCTGGCCTACACTCTGCTGATGGCAGAGGAGGTTCTAGATGAACTGGACCTGAACCAGTACAAGATATCATCAGCTGAGGGTATGCGGAGACTGATCCCAGCTGTGAGGAACTGCAGAAAGTTCAGGTGA